From the Chitinolyticbacter meiyuanensis genome, one window contains:
- the mnmC gene encoding bifunctional tRNA (5-methylaminomethyl-2-thiouridine)(34)-methyltransferase MnmD/FAD-dependent 5-carboxymethylaminomethyl-2-thiouridine(34) oxidoreductase MnmC — MNRLTPATLDLTEAGVPYSAAFDDVYHSADGGLGQARHVFMTGNDLPAAWAGRDAYTIVETGFGQGLNFLATWQAWRSDAARCQRLHFVSVEQFPFTRDDLAVLHARYPELATVSAELRAYWPDLTQGVHRIWLDQGRVSLTLLLGDAQTLLPQLQAVADAIYLDGFSPAKNPELWCLPIYKALWRLSHVGTTLATYTVAGEVRRGLAEAGFAVERVNGFGGKRQMLQGRVARAPRREPASQGQRHALVIGAGLAGCSVAERLAVRGWQVTVLEAANDIATGSSGNAAGLMHAYYSRDDNLQARLTRAGCALTRQHLTALADAGFPVAHDAGGILQLAKTDAQAVLMREIAEHGRWPALRYLDADAAGRLAGTTLARGGWWFTDGLTIAPPSLCRANLARHAERISLRIGCRVEALRQHAGGWQALAADGSVVAAAAVLVLANATAAAQLLPKAMLPLQDAQRVATRINAATLTVPRVALAGDGYVTAALDGVRVIGAADFDDNLAAAEASNLAELAALVPGLAPPSVIASRICARPASPDRLPLIGQLAITPPPEQPVHQLYHLPRLAGAYAVLGLGARGLSYSTLAGELIAAQLNGEPLPLERKLLEAIDPGRFLLRQRRGMQPG, encoded by the coding sequence ATGAACCGCCTCACTCCCGCTACGCTGGATCTCACGGAGGCCGGCGTGCCCTATTCCGCCGCCTTCGACGATGTCTACCACTCGGCCGACGGCGGCCTGGGCCAGGCGCGGCATGTGTTCATGACAGGCAACGACCTGCCGGCAGCATGGGCCGGGCGTGACGCCTACACCATCGTCGAGACCGGCTTCGGCCAGGGGCTCAACTTCCTGGCCACCTGGCAGGCCTGGCGAAGCGATGCCGCACGCTGCCAGCGGCTGCACTTCGTGTCGGTCGAACAGTTTCCGTTCACCCGCGATGACCTCGCGGTGCTGCATGCCCGTTATCCGGAACTCGCGACAGTCTCGGCCGAGCTGCGCGCATATTGGCCGGACCTCACCCAGGGTGTGCACCGCATCTGGCTCGACCAGGGCCGGGTCAGCCTCACCCTGCTGCTGGGCGATGCACAAACCTTGTTGCCGCAACTGCAGGCCGTCGCCGACGCCATCTATCTCGACGGTTTCTCCCCGGCCAAGAATCCCGAGCTGTGGTGCCTGCCCATCTACAAGGCGCTGTGGCGGCTGAGCCATGTCGGCACCACGCTGGCCACCTATACGGTGGCCGGCGAGGTGCGGCGTGGGCTCGCGGAAGCAGGCTTCGCGGTCGAGCGTGTCAATGGTTTCGGCGGCAAGCGGCAGATGCTGCAGGGCCGTGTGGCCCGCGCGCCACGCCGTGAGCCTGCGTCTCAAGGCCAGCGGCATGCGCTGGTGATCGGTGCCGGGCTCGCCGGCTGCAGCGTGGCCGAACGGCTGGCGGTGCGCGGTTGGCAGGTCACGGTGCTGGAGGCCGCGAACGACATCGCCACCGGCTCTTCCGGCAATGCCGCCGGGCTGATGCACGCCTACTACTCGCGCGACGACAACCTGCAGGCGCGCCTGACTCGCGCCGGCTGCGCCCTCACCCGCCAACATCTGACCGCACTTGCCGATGCCGGCTTCCCGGTAGCGCATGATGCCGGCGGCATTCTGCAGCTCGCCAAGACCGATGCGCAGGCCGTGCTGATGCGCGAAATCGCCGAGCATGGCCGATGGCCAGCGCTGCGCTATCTGGACGCCGATGCCGCCGGCCGGCTCGCCGGCACCACGCTGGCACGCGGTGGCTGGTGGTTCACTGACGGCCTGACCATCGCACCGCCCAGCCTGTGCCGGGCCAATCTGGCACGTCATGCCGAGCGGATCAGCTTGCGCATCGGCTGCCGCGTCGAGGCGCTACGACAACACGCAGGTGGCTGGCAAGCGCTGGCTGCCGACGGCAGCGTTGTGGCCGCCGCAGCGGTGCTGGTCCTCGCCAACGCCACGGCAGCCGCGCAACTGTTACCTAAGGCCATGCTGCCGTTGCAGGATGCCCAGCGCGTCGCCACTCGCATCAATGCCGCCACGCTCACCGTTCCCCGGGTAGCACTGGCAGGCGACGGCTATGTCACCGCCGCGCTGGATGGCGTACGCGTCATCGGCGCCGCCGATTTCGACGACAATCTCGCAGCCGCCGAGGCAAGCAACCTGGCCGAGCTGGCCGCCCTCGTACCTGGCCTGGCTCCGCCATCGGTGATCGCCAGCCGTATTTGCGCTCGCCCCGCCTCGCCCGATCGCCTCCCCCTGATCGGCCAGCTCGCCATCACGCCACCGCCAGAGCAGCCGGTACACCAGCTCTACCACCTGCCACGGCTTGCCGGCGCCTACGCCGTACTCGGCCTCGGCGCCCGCGGCTTGTCCTACTCGACGCTGGCCGGCGAGCTCATCGCGGCTCAACTGAACGGCGAGCCGTTACCGCTGGAGCGCAAGCTGCTCGAGGCCATCGATCCCGGCCGTTTCCTGCTGCGGCAGCGGCGCGGCATGCAACCAGGCTGA
- a CDS encoding lysozyme inhibitor LprI family protein codes for MKKFALTLSATLLGTALFAGHAQAAGCGKPRNAFDTVYCAGNLFTQTDKTLNQTYTELRKQLNSAQQNALKQSQLAWIKQRDAQCSREDSTGYFVNLDCANTMTQERLDFLKERQRECSSTGCETSKLAQ; via the coding sequence ATGAAGAAGTTTGCACTGACCTTGTCCGCCACGCTGCTCGGCACCGCCCTGTTCGCCGGGCATGCCCAGGCCGCCGGCTGCGGCAAGCCGCGCAATGCCTTCGATACCGTCTACTGTGCCGGCAACCTGTTTACACAAACCGACAAGACGTTGAACCAGACCTATACCGAGCTGCGCAAGCAATTGAACAGCGCCCAACAGAACGCGCTGAAGCAATCGCAGCTGGCTTGGATCAAGCAGCGCGATGCGCAATGCAGCCGCGAAGACAGCACCGGGTATTTCGTCAATCTCGATTGCGCCAACACCATGACGCAAGAGCGGCTGGACTTCCTGAAGGAGCGCCAGCGCGAGTGCAGCAGCACCGGCTGCGAAACCAGCAAGCTGGCACAGTAA
- a CDS encoding fumarate hydratase: MAVIRQDDLIDSIADALQYISYYHPKDYIQALGKAYEAEESPAAKDAIAQILTNSRMCAEGHRPICQDTGIVTCFVRVGMNVQWAGATMGVTDMINEGVRRAYLHPDNKLRASILMDPAGGRKNTKDNTPAVIHYEIVPGDTVEIDIAAKGGGSENKTKFVMLNPSDSIVDWVLKTVPLMGAGWCPPGMLGIGIGGTAEKAMVMAKEALMEEIDIHELIARGPQNRVEELRLELYEKVNALGIGAQGLGGLATVLDVKIKDYPTHAASLPVAMIPNCAATRHVHFILDGSGPAVLEAPKLEDWPAVTWTPSAAATRVDLNTVTREEVASWQPGQTLLLNGKMLTGRDAAHKRIVDMLNKGEQLPVDFADRFIYYVGPVDPVRDEVVGPAGPTTATRMDKFTEQVLAQTGLLGMIGKAERGPAACEAIKQHQSVYLMAVGGAAYLVSKAIKGSRVVGFEDLGMEAIYEFDVVDMPVTVAVDSGGTSVHAVAPKQWQAKIGKIPVATA, translated from the coding sequence ATGGCCGTGATCCGCCAGGACGATCTGATCGACAGCATTGCCGATGCGCTGCAGTACATCAGCTACTACCACCCGAAAGACTATATCCAGGCGCTTGGCAAGGCATACGAGGCCGAGGAAAGCCCGGCCGCCAAGGATGCGATCGCGCAGATCCTGACCAACAGCCGCATGTGCGCAGAAGGCCACCGCCCGATCTGCCAGGACACCGGCATCGTCACCTGTTTTGTGCGCGTCGGCATGAATGTGCAGTGGGCCGGCGCGACGATGGGGGTGACTGACATGATCAACGAAGGCGTGCGCCGCGCCTACCTGCACCCGGACAACAAGCTGCGCGCGTCCATCCTGATGGACCCGGCCGGTGGTCGCAAGAATACGAAGGACAACACCCCGGCGGTGATCCACTACGAGATCGTGCCGGGGGATACCGTCGAGATCGACATCGCCGCCAAGGGCGGTGGCTCGGAGAACAAGACCAAGTTCGTGATGCTGAATCCATCCGATTCCATCGTCGACTGGGTGCTCAAGACCGTGCCGCTGATGGGCGCCGGCTGGTGCCCGCCCGGCATGCTCGGCATCGGCATCGGCGGCACCGCCGAGAAGGCCATGGTGATGGCCAAGGAAGCGCTGATGGAAGAGATCGACATCCATGAGTTGATCGCCCGTGGTCCGCAGAACCGGGTCGAGGAGCTGCGCCTTGAGCTCTACGAGAAGGTGAACGCGCTCGGCATCGGTGCACAGGGCCTCGGCGGGCTTGCCACCGTGCTCGACGTGAAGATCAAGGATTACCCGACCCACGCCGCCAGCCTGCCGGTGGCGATGATCCCGAACTGCGCCGCCACTCGCCACGTCCATTTCATCCTCGACGGCTCCGGCCCCGCGGTGCTCGAAGCGCCCAAGCTGGAAGACTGGCCGGCCGTGACCTGGACCCCGTCCGCCGCCGCGACCCGGGTGGATCTGAACACCGTTACCCGCGAGGAAGTCGCATCGTGGCAGCCGGGGCAGACGCTGCTGCTGAACGGCAAGATGCTGACCGGCCGCGATGCCGCGCACAAGCGTATCGTCGACATGCTGAACAAGGGCGAGCAGCTGCCGGTCGATTTTGCCGATCGCTTCATTTATTACGTCGGCCCGGTCGACCCGGTGCGCGACGAGGTGGTTGGCCCGGCCGGCCCGACCACGGCCACCCGCATGGACAAGTTTACCGAGCAGGTGCTGGCGCAGACCGGCCTCTTGGGCATGATCGGCAAGGCCGAGCGCGGCCCGGCGGCCTGTGAGGCGATCAAGCAGCACCAGTCGGTGTACCTGATGGCGGTGGGCGGTGCGGCGTATCTCGTGTCCAAGGCGATCAAGGGCTCACGCGTGGTGGGCTTCGAGGATCTCGGCATGGAGGCGATCTACGAGTTCGACGTGGTCGACATGCCGGTGACGGTGGCCGTTGATTCGGGCGGTACCTCGGTGCACGCAGTGGCACCGAAGCAGTGGCAGGCCAAGATCGGCAAGATCCCGGTCGCTACGGCCTGA